Proteins from one Hyperolius riggenbachi isolate aHypRig1 chromosome 2, aHypRig1.pri, whole genome shotgun sequence genomic window:
- the LOC137544747 gene encoding piggyBac transposable element-derived protein 4-like: MASSSRRRLSPRTLMQEFEDSEDEQMFFSDSSDSYVANMSSSDSESDSDDFTEEVESIRTWIAKDTTQNNPAPPRFPFTGEPGQKVPCDPNPLAYLKLFLDEAVIQIIVEETNRYAEQQPGPFRRFARGKGWEPVTQDEIWLFLAILILQGVVGKPRQTSYWSTNRLIATPFFGTVMSENRFSLIMKNLHFMNNETFDEATHPAPKLWKIYDLFQMVIRKFQSVYVPEKDVSVDESLMAYKGRLAWKQYISSKRARFGIKSFLLCESNSGYIWNAIIYTGKGTQFDPSYSQFGLASASVLSLISPLLGQGYCLTTDNYYTSPELYEYLIRHKTDSYGTVRPNRRNLPSAFSAQKLKPGEITAWQKGKLMALRWKDKKDVSVLSTVHNTDTAAAKNRAGKTIQKPQVILDYNQTMGGVDRADQCITFYPVVRKQQRKYYKKIFRHLVEQCLWNSYVLYKKQNDRPLPHFDYILKVCEEICLQHQQPQTEANRPGRRASYVVNPVRLTGRHFVEHVPPTERKATPTRMCVVCCSKRGPNGKKVRKETRFYCPECDVGLCAVPCFKIFHTQEVY, from the coding sequence ATGGCTTCCAGCTCCCGTAGACGCCTCTCCCCGCGAACCCTGATGCAGGAGTTTGAGGACAGCGAGGATGAGCAGATGTTTTTCTCAGACTCAAGTGACAGCTATGTGGCGAACATGTCATCGTCTGACTCTGAGTCTGACAGCGATGACTTCACCGAAGAGGTCGAGAGCATCCGCACATGGATCGCTAAAGACACTACCCAGAATAATCCTGCCCCCCCACGATTCCCATTTACAGGCGAACCCGGCCAAAAAGTTCCCTGTGATCCTAACCCCCTGGCctatttgaaactttttttggaCGAGGCCGTAATCCAAATTATAGTGGAGGAGACCAACCGCTATGCGGAACAGCAGCCTGGTCCATTCAGGAGGTTTGCTAGGGGAAAAGGGTGGGAACCAGTCACCCAGGATGAGATATGGCTATTCctggccatcctcatcctccagggGGTTGTGGGGAAACCCCGCCAGACATCATATTGGAGCACCAACCGACTGATTGCTACACCTTTTTTTGGGACTGTCATGTCAGAAAACAGATTTAGCCTCATCATGAAAAACCTGCATTTCATGAATAATGAGAcctttgatgaggccacccatcctgcCCCCAAACTGTGGAAGATCTACGACCTATTTCAAATGGTCATACGCAAATTTCAGTCCGTGTATGTTCCAGAAAAAGACGTTAGCGTGGATGAAAGCCTAATGGCGTATAAAGGGAGACTTGCCTGGAAACAGTATATCTCTTCCAAGCGTGCCAGATTTGGGATAAAATCGTTCCTATTGTGCGAATCTAATTCCGGATATATTTGGAATGCCATTATATACACTGGCAAAGGCACACAATTTGACCCCAGCTACAGCCAGTTTGGCCTTGCATCCGCCTCTGTCCTCTCCCTCATTTCACCGCTTCTTGGTCAGGGATATTGCCTGACCACAGATAATTACTATACCTCCCCTGAACTATATGAATACCTCATCAGACACAAGACTGATTCATATGGCACTGTCCGGCCTAACCGTCGCAATCTGCCATCAGCCTTTTCAGCCCAGAAGCTGAAGCCAGGGGAAATCACAGCATGGCAGAAGGGTAAACTGATGGCCCTCCGCTGGAAGGACAAGAAAGATGTTTCCGTTTTGTCAACAGTCCATAAcactgacactgctgcagccaagaaTCGTGCTGGGAAGACAATCCAGAAACCCCAGGTCATTCTGGATTATAATCAGACAATGGGTGGGGTGGACCGTGCTGACCAGTGCATAACATTCTACCCCGTTGTGCGCAAACAGCAGCGCAAATATTACAAGAAAATCTTTAGACATCTGGTGGAGCAGTGTCTTTGGAATTCTTATGTCCTCTACAAGAAACAAAATGACAGGCCTCTTCCTCACTTTGACTACATTTTGAAGGTTTGTGAGGAAATATGCTTACAACATCAGCAACCACAAACTGAGGCGAATAGACCAGGACGTCGTGCCTCCTATGTCGTAAATCCAGTGCGACTAACAGGACGTCATTTTGTAGAGCATGTGCCACCCACTGAGCGCAAAGCAACACCTACCCGCATGTGCGTTGTGTGCTGCTCTAAGAGGGGGCCGAATGGAAAAAAGGTGCGCAAGGAGACGCGCTTTTACTGCCCTGAATGTGATGTAGGACTTTGTGCTGTCCCTTGCTTTAAAATATTTCATACTCAGGAAGTGTATTGA